From Chloroflexota bacterium, the proteins below share one genomic window:
- a CDS encoding glycosyltransferase family 2 protein, translated as MRSLSVCMPAYNEEANLPGMIADVVRIMRERCDDLEVVVTNDGSTDRTGEVLEELARQYPELKPVHHEVNQGYGAAAYTAISHATKEIILFTDSDRQFVLEEIDRLLPHLNEADMVVGYRAPRRDPFLRVLFGHGWSALVTLLFGYTARDIDCAFKLFRRDVFAAVGPSIRSRGATFSAEWLVRTKRAGYRIVEVPVSHLPRQAGSPTGARWDVISRAFRELWQFRMQLWREG; from the coding sequence GTGCGGAGCCTGTCTGTGTGCATGCCCGCTTATAACGAGGAGGCGAATCTCCCCGGCATGATCGCGGATGTGGTGAGGATCATGCGGGAGCGCTGCGATGATCTGGAGGTCGTCGTCACCAACGATGGCAGCACGGATCGGACCGGCGAGGTGTTGGAGGAACTCGCTCGCCAGTATCCGGAGTTGAAGCCGGTCCATCACGAGGTGAACCAGGGATACGGGGCGGCTGCCTATACGGCCATCAGTCACGCCACCAAGGAGATCATCCTTTTCACCGATTCCGATCGCCAGTTCGTGTTGGAAGAGATCGATCGCTTGTTGCCCCATTTGAACGAGGCGGACATGGTTGTGGGCTATCGTGCCCCCCGACGCGATCCGTTCCTGCGTGTGTTGTTTGGCCACGGGTGGAGCGCCCTAGTCACGCTGTTGTTCGGCTATACGGCGCGCGACATCGACTGCGCCTTCAAGCTGTTCCGGCGTGACGTGTTCGCGGCGGTCGGGCCGAGCATCCGATCTCGTGGGGCGACTTTCAGCGCGGAGTGGCTGGTGCGCACGAAGCGGGCGGGGTATCGCATCGTCGAGGTGCCCGTCAGCCATCTCCCCAGGCAAGCCGGGTCGCCAACCGGCGCGCGGTGGGATGTCATCTCCCGGGCATTTCGTGAACTCTGGCAATTCCGAATGCAACTCTGGCGGGAAGGTTAA